Genomic window (Leptospira kanakyensis):
GGATCAAACGCATATCGATCGCTAGTTTCTGAAACTTTAAACGGATTTTCATATACTACAAAATCAACTCCAGCGACGTTCTTTACTGTTTTTCCTGCCCATGATAAAATCATGGTTGCGCCAGCTCCTGTTAAATTTAATGCATAAACATCTAAAGACCCAGAAAACTCTCCACCACCACAAATGCCGTTGACTGCTTTAGATGAGTCGTTGAATCCACTCACAGTGGAATTGGCAGAGACAACTGTAGTTGCAATCGGGATTGTTGTCGGTAGCGTAGTTGGCGGGCATGGACCGACAGAAGAAGAGTTTGTAAGTGGTAGTGCGAGTAATGGTAATAAGAGATCATTAGTGTTTTCCTTCTCCGCACATTGCAAAAAAGTCAAAACGATAACGAACAGGAATAGTATTGATTTTGTTTGGAACTGACCCACGACTTGTCTCCTATTTGCCTTTATCCAAATGAATAAAGGCAAAATTTTTGATATTAAAAAGTTTTCGTTAAGAAGTTAAATGCAAATGATCCATTGCAGCCTGCTGCTTTGGGATTTGTGGTATAAACTGTTCCAGATGCTTTTCTTGAAGCCAAATCTGTTTTTGTTTCAGCTAATGTTGGTTTGCCATTAAATACATCACAAATTAGAATTTCATTTGCGTCAGTGATTGTCCAAATGAGTGCAGATATGTTTGCACTGTTTTTTGGTTTGTAATAAAGCACTCGATCCGTATTGCTAAATTCTACGATTTCGGCGTTGACTCTGTAAGTTGAAGTTCCGGCACCATTTACATAATCAACATACAAATATCCTGTAGTTGTTCCGAAATTGGATTGGATAGAAACGGTGTTGGAACCAGGGGTAGTGCAAGTTCCCGCAGAACAACTACCTTGAAAGTATGTTCCTCTGATTTCAATTTGTCCTGCTTCTTTTGCAGATGCTTCTGCCGTTTTCAATAATCCTAATACTAAATTATTGTCAGCTTCCGATTTATCTACTTTGCCATTGTCTGCACATGCTGTGATAGAAAGTGCAAGTAA
Coding sequences:
- a CDS encoding LIC_13355 family lipoprotein, which encodes MGQFQTKSILFLFVIVLTFLQCAEKENTNDLLLPLLALPLTNSSSVGPCPPTTLPTTIPIATTVVSANSTVSGFNDSSKAVNGICGGGEFSGSLDVYALNLTGAGATMILSWAGKTVKNVAGVDFVVYENPFKVSETSDRYAFDPMVVQVSFDGTNYCGFDLSGFNPSVADSNKISSWPGFGGLRPVLYNMATKPLTLNELFTSTGSGFLLGGGDGFNLDDLIVGGPGANCDSTARSYIQTNGFKFIKMISASAVTNPNTSAGYVYPHSYNNGPDIDGVVAKSVE